In Burkholderia lata, the DNA window CCCAGCGAACCCGGTGCATCGTCACCGGGATGGTCGAGCTGCTCGTAGACGGCGGCAAGCTTCAGGCGGCCGATTTCGTAGGCGAGGCCGGCCGCCCACAGCCGGTTGTCGGCGAAGCCGGAGCCGCTGCCCGAGGCGGCGCCCGCCTTGTTGCTGAACGCGTACATGCCGCCGAACGTGACGCCCGCCAGTTCGATGCTCTGATACTTGACGGCGTTGTTGACCATGTAGGTCGCCCACAGATTGTCGTTGTCGTACGGATGCGCATAGAGCGCGCCACCCCAACTGCCGGTTGCGGCGAAGTCGCCGAGGTAGTCGCCTACGCTGTCGAGCATGCGGCCGAGCTTGAGCGTGCCCGCGCTCGTGCTGCTCAGGCCGATCCATGCATAGTCGCCGAAGATGCGGCCGCTCGGCCAGGCCGTGCCGTTGGCCATCGAGAACGCGGAGCCGAGCTTGAAGATGACCTTGTTGCCGCCACCGAGATCTTCCGAGCCGCGCAGGCCCCAGACGCTCGTTTCGGTCGGCGACGACAGGAACTGCACTGCATGCTTGCCGCCCTGGTTGGTCGAATAGAACAGGCCGTTGTCGATCACGCCATAGAGCGTGACGCTGCTCTGTGCGTGGGCATTCAGCGTGCAAAGCGCGAGTGCGCACGACAGGATGATTTTATTTTCCATATGAATCGGAATCCTGATTATATTGCGTGGGGAGTGGAATGCGATCGAAGCCGCTTCTATCGCGTCATGCGCGGTCGATCTGTGCGTGCCGCGAAGCGCGCGGGCTGCGGTGGCGGGTCAGCGCGTAGTAGAGCGCGCCGGGCAAGACCATGCCGACGATCCACGACACGTCGATGCCGCCGAGCAGGTTAAACAGCGGGCCCGTATAGAGTTCGGTCGACATGAACGGAATCTGCGCAAGCACGCCGACCACGTAGCACGTGATACCGATCGCGTTCCACTTGCCGTAGCGGCCGTTGACGTCCGACAGCGCCGACACGTCGATCGGCTCGTGCGACACCCAGTAGTAGTCGACGAGATTGATCGCGCTCCACGGCGTGAAGAACGCCAGCAGGAACAGGATGAAGTGGCTGAAGGTGCGCAGGAACGCGTGATCGGCGACGAGCGCGAGGATCGTGTAGGTCGCGACGACGCCGATGGTCAGCACGATCCGCGCGCCAAGCCCGATCGACGGCTTGCCGCGCAGCGCGGCGGAGATCGTGGCAACCGACATGAAGCCGCCGTACACGCACAGTGTCGACGCGATCAGCTTGCCGAACATGATGGTCAGGTACAGCGTCGTCGCCACCAGCGCGATGCCGCCCGAACCGATGCCGACCATATAGGCGACTTCGTGTCCGGCGAACTGCTTGCCGGCCAGCGCTGCGGCGAACACGCCGAACGTCATCGCGATCTGGGAACCGAGCACGGAGCCGGCGCCGATCGTCAGGAAAGTCCGGAGTGGCGACGTCGCGCGCGGCAGGTAGCGCGAGTAATCGGCGACGTACGGGCCGTACGTGATCTGCCACGACGCCGACAGCGATACCGCGAACAGGAAGGTCGGCCACGTGAAGTGCCGGTTGTCGAACAGCAGCGTCGCGTTGTGGCCGCGCGTCAGGCTGAACAACAGATAGACGAACATCAGCCCGCCGACCACGCTGTAGATGCGCCCGACCGCATGAATGGCGCGATAGCCGAACAGCGCGAGCAAGGTTACGACCACGCCGAGCATCACGATGGCCTGGGCGGGGCTCACGTGCATCAACTGGCCGAGCGCCTGGCTCATCAGCACCGTGCCGCTCGTCAGGAAGCCGATGTACATCACGCAGACGAGCGCGAGCGGAATGATCGCGCCGTAGATGCCGAACTGTACGCGGCTGAGGATCATCTGCGGCAGCCCGGTTTGCGGCCCCTGCGCGCCATGCAGCGCCATGATCGTGCCGCCGGCGATCTGGCCGACGAACAGCCCGACGATCGACCAGAAGACGTCGCCGCCGAGCACGACGGTCAGCGCGCCGGTGACCGCGCAGACGACGGTCAGGTTGGCGCTGACCCACAGCGTGAACTGGCTCAGCAGGCCGCCGTGGCGCTCGCTGTCGGGAACGGGTTCGATCGAGCGGTGCTCGATCAGGGTGTCCTTGTCGGACGCGGTGGTGCTCATGACGCTGTCTCCGTGGACGGATGATCCGTCGTGTCGTTATGTGCGGCGTGGAACGCCGGATGGGGCGATGAGGGTTCGGGCGGTGCTCGTCAGCGCGCGGCGGCCGCCGCCAGCGCACTGCGTTCGTCGAGGCCGGTCGGTATCGGTTCGGCGCCGGCGCCCAGCCGCGCGCGCAGGATCGATGCGAACATCGCGACGCCGATCGGCGCGACGTCGTCGTTGAAGTCGTATTCGGGGTGATGGCACATGTGGCCGCCCTGGCCGAGCAGAAAGTGGCAGCCGGGGCGTGCATCGAGGAAGTTCGCGATGTCGTCGCCGGCCATCAGCGGCGTGACGTTGCCGATCACGTTTTCCGCCCCGACGACCTCGCGCGCGGCGTCCATCACGCACTGCACCGCGTCGGCGTGGTTGACGATCGCCGGCGTGCCGTCCAGCAATTCGAATTCGATGCGCGTGCGATTGGCGAGCGCGACGCCGTCGCAGATCGCACGCATCCGCTCGAGCGCGAAGGTGCGCGTGTCGTTCGACAGCGCGCGCACGGTGCCGCCGAGCACGGCTTCGTGCGGAATCACGTTGAATGCGTCGCCGGCGTGAAAGCGCGCGATCGAGATCACGACGCTTTCCAGCGGATCGACCGACCGGCTCGCGACGGTTTGCAGCATCGCAACCAGGTGCGCGCCGATCGCGACCGGATCGATGCCGAGGTGCGGCATGCCGGCGTGGGTGCCGATGCCGTGGATCCGGATCTGAAACCGGTCGGACGATGCCTGTTGCGCGCCGGCGCGCACGCCGATCCTCGACGGCGGCAGCATCGGGTCGTTGTGGAGGCTGTAGATTTCGTCGAACGGGAAGCGCTCGAGCAACCCGTCGTCGAGCATCGCGCGGCTGCCGCAGACGATTTCCTCGGCCGGCTGGAAGATCAGCACGACGCGGCCGCGGAAGTGGCGATGCTCGGCGAGATGGCGTGCGGTGCCGAGCAGGATCGCGACGTGGCCATCGTGGCCGCAGCCGTGAAAGATGCCTTCGAACACCGACCGGTAGACCGGGCGGCCCAGTTCCCGCATCGGCAGCGCATCCATGTCGGCGCGCAAGGCGACGGTGCGGCCGGCGCCGAGCGTTCCGTCGACGATGCCGACCACGCCGGTCTGGCCGACGCCGGTATGAACGTCGATGCCGAATTCGCGCAACCGCGTCGCGATGAAGTCGGCCGTGCCGCGTTCCTGGAATGCGATTTCCGGTTTGCTGTGAATGAGCCGGCGCCAGTCGCGCATGTCGGCTGCCAGCGCCTGGATCGGTGGAGAAATGGGCATGATCGGGTGTCGCCTTTGCAAAATGGGTAGCGAAGCACGCTGCTGCTTCGGGGCGGGAAACGGGGTTCCCTTGAAACCGATGCTATGTGGAGAAATTCGCGCCGGCCAATGCGAATAACCACACGGGCGATGCAGACCTTGCATGGGCCCGCCGGGCCGCTGCCTGCGGTCAATGCGGATGTCTCGCGTGCGGGGATGGTGGTATATACGGCCGATTGCCCCGGCTTCGTCGAAGCGGTGCAGCGGCATGCGAGGCACGGCCGTTGCGGGGGCTCGCCATCCGCCGCGGCCCGTTCGACGGCAGGTCGACTCATTGCCGTCATCCGTTCGAGGACCGTCGTGAACATCCGGAAACTTCGCCATGCGCTTGGCCTCGCCCAGCACCTGACGTTCAGCCGCGCGAGCGTCGACGTCAACCTCAGCCAGCCCGCGCTGTCCCGCAGCATCCAGTCGATCGAAGCCGAGCTCGGCGTCGCGCTGTTCGACCGCCATCCGAACGGCGTGTCGCTGACGCCTTACGGCAAGGTATTTGCCGAACGCGCGCGGCGCATCGTGATGGAAGCGACGGAATTGCAGCGCGACCTCGCGCTGATGCAGCATGGCGAATTCGGCGAGTTGTCGATCGGGCTCGGCGCGACGCCGGCGATCCTGCTGACCGGGCCGCTGATGGACCATTTCCTGCGCGAGGCGCCGCAGGTGCGCGTGAGCATCAAACGCGGCCGTCGCGATACGCTGCTGCGACGGCTGCTCGAGGAGCACGTCGACCTGTTCATCGGCGACATCGCGCAACTCGAGGATCACGCCGACCTGCAGCTGACCCGGTTGCCGCGCTGGCCCAGCGGCTTCTTCTGTACGCCGGACCATCCGCTCGCGCGCCGGGACGCGGTGACGCGCGACGAACTGCTGCAGCACCGGCTCGGTTCGATCGAATTGTCGCCGTGGGCGCTGTCCGACCTGTGCGAGTACTTCGAGTGCTCGTTCGATGCGTCGATCTCGTTCCGCAGCGACGATTTTCGCGACGTGGAGGCGGCGGCGTCGGTGGGCGGGATGGTCGTGTTCGGCAATGCGGCGGCGTTTCGCGACGCGCTGCGGTGCGGGACGCTGGTCGAGCTGCCGCTCGATCCGCCGTTTCGCCGCGAAGCGCGGCTGGGGCTCGTGACGCTGGCCGCGCGGACGCTGTCGCCGGCCGCGATGCGCGCGAAGGCGCTGGCCGAATCGGTCTTCGCGGATTGCGCGGCGACGGCGCTCGGCGCGGCGCCGCGATGAACGACCGGCCGACGCGCAACCGGCGTCGTCGTGCCTGCTACTTCCCCAACCGCTCCGCCAGCGAGTAGCGCTGCATGCAGCGCTCCATCGCGTCGAGAAACGCATGCTCGGCCGCGTTCATCTTGCGATCGCGATGCCACAGCAGGAACACGTCGACATCGACGAGCCCGTCGTCGGGCGGCAGCCGCCACAGCCGCTGCTGCGCGATGTCGTCGCGCACGATGTGCTCGGGCAGGCAGCCGATCCCGTAGCCGGCGAAGATCAGCCGCCGCACTTCCTCGAGGCTCGGCGACGACGCGACGATGCGCCCCGTGAAGCCCTTCTGGTCGCGAAACACGGTGAGCGGCGACAGGCTGTCGCCGATCTGGTCGCTCGTGAACGACACGAAATTCTCCGCGAGCAGATCGTCCATCCGCAGTTGCGTCTGCCCGAACAGCCGGTGATGGCGGCCGCAGTAGATCGCATAGCGCTGGCGCAGGAAGCAGCGCATCTCCAGCTTGTCGTGCGGCGTGCGGCACAGGCCGAGCCCGGCCGTGGCCGTCTTCTGCAGCAGCGACGACAAAATGTCCGACGAACGCATCACTTCGATCTGCAGGTCGATGCGCGGATACGCGCGATGGAATTCCGCGAGGAATTCGTCGTAGACGGGCGACTCGATGCGACTCACGGTCAGCAGCCGGATCGAACCGGTCAGGTCGGCCGTGCTGTCGTCGATTTCGGTTTCGAGGCGCGAGATGCCGCCGTAGATGTCGCTCGCGATCCGGTAGACGGCTTCGCCGGCCGGTGTCGGCGCGAAGTGCGTGCCGCGCCGCTCGATCAGCTTGCGTTCGAGCGTGTCCTCGAGGCGCCGCAATGCCTGGCTCACGGCCGGCTGCGTGACGTGCAGGCGTGCGGCCGCGCGGCTCACGCTGCGCTCCTGGATGATCACCAGATAGGTGCGCAACAGGTTCCAGTCGAGGCGGTCGTTCAGGAACGGGGCGAGGTCGGGGCGCATCGGGTCTCCGGGCGAGGCGTCGGGGTCAGCATTAGTTGAATTTATACGGCGAATAATAACTTGAAATTTGACTAATGATTCGCGGTCGCCGATAAAGGAGGGGTGCCGCAGCGTGCGGCACAAGGCCGCGACAGACGGCCGTCACACGATATTGCGCGTCGCTCCGCTGCGGCGCGCGTCAGGAGCCCGCATGACCCAGTCCCTTCCTTCCGCCCGCCAGCCGGCGCGCGCCGCGACGGCCGCGTTCATCGGCACGATGATCGAGTGGTACGACTTCTACATCTACGCAACCGCCGCCGCGCTCGTGTTCGGCGAGCTCTATTTCCCGTCGCATGACCGCTTCGTCAGCACGATGGCGTCGTTCGCGACGTTCGCGGTCGGCTTCTTCGCGCGGCCGCTCGGCGGCGTGATCTTCGGCCATCTTGGGGACCGCATCGGCCGCAAGAAGGCGTTGATGACCACGCTGATGATGATGGGCGTCGCAACCGTCTGCGTCGGGCTGCTGCCCGATTATTCGAAGGTCGGCATGCTCGCGCCGGTGCTGCTCGTCGCGCTGCGCGTGGTGCAGGGGATCGCGGTCGGCGGCGAATGGGGCGGCGCGGTGCTGATGGCGGGCGAGCATGCGCCGCAGGGGCGCCGCACGTTCTTCGCGTCGTTCGCGCAGCTCGGCAGCCCGGCCGGGCTGATCCTGTCGCTGATCGCGTTTCGCGCGGTCACGTCGATGGACAAGGCCGATTTCCTCGCATGGGGCTGGCGCCTGCCGTTTCTCGCGAGTTCGGTGCTGCTCGTGGTCGGCATCCTGATCCGGCTCGGCGTGAACGAGTCGCCGGAATTCGCGCGCGTGAAGGAAACCAACCGCACGGTGAAGCTGCCGGTCGCGGAAGTGTTCCGCTCCGCGTCGGGGCTCGTGGCGCTCTGCATCGGCGCGAACACGATCGGCATCGCGGGCGTCTATTTCACGAACACGTTCATGATCGCGTACACGACGCAGTACGTCGGCGTGTCGCGCTCGCTGATCCTCGACAGCCTGTTCGCGGTCGCGATCATCCAGTTCATCGCGCAGCCGATCGCCGCGTGGATCGCCGAGCGCATCGGCGGCGCGCGTTTCCTGAAGCTCGCGGCGTTGCTCGCGATGCTGTCGCCGTACCCGATGTTCATGCTCGTGCAGGGCGGCACGTCCGCCTCGCTGATCGCAGGCATCGCGCTCGCGGTGGTCTGCATGGCCGGCTTCTATTCGGTGATCGCGGGTTTCGTCAGCGACGTGTTCCCCGCGCACGTGCGCTATTCGGCGATCTCGCTCGCTTACCAGATCTGCGGCGCGATCGCGGGCGGGCTGACGCCGCTCGTCGGCACGTGGCTCGCCCACCGCTTCGCGGGCCAGTGGTGGCCGCTCGCGGTGTTCTACACGTGTCTGGCCGGCATCTCGCTGCTTTGCATCGTCGCGCTCGACGCACGGCGCGCGGCACGGCCGGCTGCTGCCGAAGCGCTCGGCTCGCAGTGACCCTCAACGAACGAATTCATCCGGAGTGCACATGAAAGACCTGCTTGAAATCGACGGTGCCCGTTTGTGGCAGAGCCTGGCTGACATGGCGCGGGTCGGTGCGACACCGCGCGGCGGCGTGCGGCGCCTCGCGCTCACCGACGACGACCGTCGCGGGCGCGACCTGTTCGCGCAGTGGTGCCGCGACGCGGGGATGACGGTGAGCGTCGACGCAGTCGGCAACCTGTTTGCGCGGCGCGACGGCACCGATGCGCAGGCCGCGCCGGTGCTGATCGGCAGCCATCTCGACACGCAGCCCGAAGGCGGCCGCTTCGACGGCGTCTATGGCGTGCTCGCCGCGCTCGAACTCGTGCGCACGCTGAACGACGCCGGCATCGCGACCGGCAAGCCGCTGGAAATCGTGTCGTGGACCAACGAGGAGGGCGCGCGTTTCGCGCCGGCGATGCTCGGCTCGGCCGTGTTCACGGGCGCGTTGCCGCTCGACGATGCGCTCGCGAAGCAGGACGCCGACGGCGTCACGCTCGGCGCGGCACTGGACGCATGCGGCTATCGCGGCACGCGCACGATGGGCGGCGCGGTCGATGCGTACTTCGAAGCGCATATCGAACAGGGGCCCGTGCTCGAGGCGAACGGCACGACGATCGGTATCGTCACCGGCGGGCAGGCGATCCGCTGGCTCGACGTGACGGTGACGGGCGTGGCCGCGCATGCGGGCACGACGCCGATGCCGTATCGCAAGGATGCGTATTTCGCGAGTGCGCAGATGGCGATCGAACTCGAACGGATCGTCGCCGGTCATGCGCCGCGCGGGCTCGCGACGATCGGGCAGGTCGGCATCCGCAATGCGTCGCGCAACACCATTGCCGGCGAGACGACGTTCACGGTCGACCTTCGCCATCACGACGATGCGCAAGTCGATGCGATGGAGCGCGACTTGCGCGATGCGTGCACACGTGTCGCCGCCGCGCGTGGCGTGCAGG includes these proteins:
- a CDS encoding porin, which codes for MENKIILSCALALCTLNAHAQSSVTLYGVIDNGLFYSTNQGGKHAVQFLSSPTETSVWGLRGSEDLGGGNKVIFKLGSAFSMANGTAWPSGRIFGDYAWIGLSSTSAGTLKLGRMLDSVGDYLGDFAATGSWGGALYAHPYDNDNLWATYMVNNAVKYQSIELAGVTFGGMYAFSNKAGAASGSGSGFADNRLWAAGLAYEIGRLKLAAVYEQLDHPGDDAPGSLGAVDVLDANFTAARQRIFGLGAHYAFDRFEIGSNVTRTVLEMPTGEWQNPAFTGASGLSFNNYELNATFHATAAVDVKGAYTYTTASVDGKHPHWNQFGLLAEYALSKRTQVYLDAVYQRVHGDDTPFSQAQINTLSPASGNTQALVGLGIRHRF
- a CDS encoding purine-cytosine permease family protein, producing the protein MSTTASDKDTLIEHRSIEPVPDSERHGGLLSQFTLWVSANLTVVCAVTGALTVVLGGDVFWSIVGLFVGQIAGGTIMALHGAQGPQTGLPQMILSRVQFGIYGAIIPLALVCVMYIGFLTSGTVLMSQALGQLMHVSPAQAIVMLGVVVTLLALFGYRAIHAVGRIYSVVGGLMFVYLLFSLTRGHNATLLFDNRHFTWPTFLFAVSLSASWQITYGPYVADYSRYLPRATSPLRTFLTIGAGSVLGSQIAMTFGVFAAALAGKQFAGHEVAYMVGIGSGGIALVATTLYLTIMFGKLIASTLCVYGGFMSVATISAALRGKPSIGLGARIVLTIGVVATYTILALVADHAFLRTFSHFILFLLAFFTPWSAINLVDYYWVSHEPIDVSALSDVNGRYGKWNAIGITCYVVGVLAQIPFMSTELYTGPLFNLLGGIDVSWIVGMVLPGALYYALTRHRSPRASRHAQIDRA
- a CDS encoding amidohydrolase — protein: MPLHRFDEAGAIGRIYHHPRTRDIRIDRRQRPGGPMQGLHRPCGYSHWPARISPHSIGFKGTPFPAPKQQRASLPILQRRHPIMPISPPIQALAADMRDWRRLIHSKPEIAFQERGTADFIATRLREFGIDVHTGVGQTGVVGIVDGTLGAGRTVALRADMDALPMRELGRPVYRSVFEGIFHGCGHDGHVAILLGTARHLAEHRHFRGRVVLIFQPAEEIVCGSRAMLDDGLLERFPFDEIYSLHNDPMLPPSRIGVRAGAQQASSDRFQIRIHGIGTHAGMPHLGIDPVAIGAHLVAMLQTVASRSVDPLESVVISIARFHAGDAFNVIPHEAVLGGTVRALSNDTRTFALERMRAICDGVALANRTRIEFELLDGTPAIVNHADAVQCVMDAAREVVGAENVIGNVTPLMAGDDIANFLDARPGCHFLLGQGGHMCHHPEYDFNDDVAPIGVAMFASILRARLGAGAEPIPTGLDERSALAAAAAR
- a CDS encoding LysR family transcriptional regulator; translated protein: MNIRKLRHALGLAQHLTFSRASVDVNLSQPALSRSIQSIEAELGVALFDRHPNGVSLTPYGKVFAERARRIVMEATELQRDLALMQHGEFGELSIGLGATPAILLTGPLMDHFLREAPQVRVSIKRGRRDTLLRRLLEEHVDLFIGDIAQLEDHADLQLTRLPRWPSGFFCTPDHPLARRDAVTRDELLQHRLGSIELSPWALSDLCEYFECSFDASISFRSDDFRDVEAAASVGGMVVFGNAAAFRDALRCGTLVELPLDPPFRREARLGLVTLAARTLSPAAMRAKALAESVFADCAATALGAAPR
- a CDS encoding LysR family transcriptional regulator, with translation MRPDLAPFLNDRLDWNLLRTYLVIIQERSVSRAAARLHVTQPAVSQALRRLEDTLERKLIERRGTHFAPTPAGEAVYRIASDIYGGISRLETEIDDSTADLTGSIRLLTVSRIESPVYDEFLAEFHRAYPRIDLQIEVMRSSDILSSLLQKTATAGLGLCRTPHDKLEMRCFLRQRYAIYCGRHHRLFGQTQLRMDDLLAENFVSFTSDQIGDSLSPLTVFRDQKGFTGRIVASSPSLEEVRRLIFAGYGIGCLPEHIVRDDIAQQRLWRLPPDDGLVDVDVFLLWHRDRKMNAAEHAFLDAMERCMQRYSLAERLGK
- a CDS encoding MFS transporter, producing MTQSLPSARQPARAATAAFIGTMIEWYDFYIYATAAALVFGELYFPSHDRFVSTMASFATFAVGFFARPLGGVIFGHLGDRIGRKKALMTTLMMMGVATVCVGLLPDYSKVGMLAPVLLVALRVVQGIAVGGEWGGAVLMAGEHAPQGRRTFFASFAQLGSPAGLILSLIAFRAVTSMDKADFLAWGWRLPFLASSVLLVVGILIRLGVNESPEFARVKETNRTVKLPVAEVFRSASGLVALCIGANTIGIAGVYFTNTFMIAYTTQYVGVSRSLILDSLFAVAIIQFIAQPIAAWIAERIGGARFLKLAALLAMLSPYPMFMLVQGGTSASLIAGIALAVVCMAGFYSVIAGFVSDVFPAHVRYSAISLAYQICGAIAGGLTPLVGTWLAHRFAGQWWPLAVFYTCLAGISLLCIVALDARRAARPAAAEALGSQ
- a CDS encoding Zn-dependent hydrolase, producing the protein MKDLLEIDGARLWQSLADMARVGATPRGGVRRLALTDDDRRGRDLFAQWCRDAGMTVSVDAVGNLFARRDGTDAQAAPVLIGSHLDTQPEGGRFDGVYGVLAALELVRTLNDAGIATGKPLEIVSWTNEEGARFAPAMLGSAVFTGALPLDDALAKQDADGVTLGAALDACGYRGTRTMGGAVDAYFEAHIEQGPVLEANGTTIGIVTGGQAIRWLDVTVTGVAAHAGTTPMPYRKDAYFASAQMAIELERIVAGHAPRGLATIGQVGIRNASRNTIAGETTFTVDLRHHDDAQVDAMERDLRDACTRVAAARGVQVTIDTCWRSPATPFDRDCVQRVAQAAAAFGYTNERIVSGAGHDAILLARCVPTAMVFIPCVDGLSHNEAEDALPADVTRGTNVLLHAVLARAGVEAGIAAGVAAAATTQDA